The Shewanella japonica genome has a window encoding:
- the flhB gene encoding flagellar biosynthesis protein FlhB — protein MSNKDTGQSKTEQATPQKLKKAREQGQVPRSKDLAASALIIGCAVMLTSSAEWIGSEMAEITRFNMNLTKEQLNEPKMLEMHMGAAIVGILHLLGPLFILVAAIGMIAGALPGGPLFSIKNAFFKYSRIDPIAGLGRMVSIKSLVELVKSVLKITLLVSIMLYFLQSNLQGIMASSQLPVDEAVKYSIDTISTGMFYLGVGLLIITFIDVPYQYWHHHNELKMSHQEVKDEHKQQDGKPEIKAKIRQMQQKISRSRADVAVPQADVLLVNPTHYSVALRYDADKADAPYVIAKGVDELALYMRDVAKRNAVEIIEIPALARAIYYSTKIEQQIPAALFVAIAHVLSYVLQIKAARTGSQEKPEPLPHFYIPPHLRHD, from the coding sequence ATGAGCAATAAAGATACCGGCCAAAGTAAAACTGAACAGGCAACACCACAAAAACTCAAAAAAGCCCGCGAGCAAGGGCAAGTTCCACGCTCCAAAGACTTAGCCGCATCAGCGCTGATCATTGGTTGCGCTGTCATGCTAACGAGCAGCGCCGAGTGGATAGGCAGTGAAATGGCCGAAATTACTCGCTTCAATATGAATCTCACTAAAGAGCAGTTAAATGAGCCCAAAATGCTAGAAATGCATATGGGGGCTGCGATTGTCGGAATTCTACATCTTCTTGGGCCGTTATTTATCTTAGTGGCCGCTATCGGCATGATTGCAGGCGCATTACCTGGTGGGCCGCTATTTAGTATTAAAAATGCCTTCTTCAAATATAGCCGTATTGATCCCATTGCTGGCTTAGGGCGAATGGTGTCAATTAAATCATTGGTGGAGTTGGTTAAATCGGTCTTAAAAATCACTTTGCTAGTCAGCATCATGCTGTATTTTTTGCAGAGTAACTTGCAAGGCATTATGGCAAGTAGTCAGCTGCCAGTAGATGAAGCCGTTAAATACAGCATTGATACGATATCAACTGGGATGTTTTATTTAGGCGTCGGTCTGCTGATTATCACATTTATCGATGTGCCATATCAGTATTGGCATCATCATAACGAGCTAAAAATGTCTCATCAGGAAGTGAAAGATGAGCATAAACAGCAAGACGGTAAGCCAGAAATTAAAGCTAAAATTCGCCAAATGCAGCAAAAAATTAGCCGCTCTCGTGCTGATGTTGCTGTGCCACAAGCCGATGTATTACTGGTTAACCCTACTCATTATTCAGTTGCACTTCGTTATGACGCTGATAAAGCAGATGCGCCTTATGTTATTGCTAAAGGAGTGGACGAACTGGCGCTTTATATGCGTGATGTAGCAAAACGTAATGCGGTTGAAATTATTGAAATCCCAGCACTGGCTCGTGCGATTTATTATTCCACTAAGATTGAACAACAAATTCCAGCGGCATTGTTTGTCGCTATTGCGCATGTGCTGAGTTACGTGTTGCAAATCAAAGCAGCAAGAACAGGCAGCCAAGAGAAGCCTGAACCATTGCCGCATTTTTATATTCCTCCCCATTTACGACATGATTAA
- a CDS encoding flagellar motor switch protein FliG gives MMNELDINLDNLDQAAMILLSMGEKGAAQVMAHLDRNDVQHLSHKMARLSSITQNEADFVIGRFFKRYQEQSGIARASRSYLQKTLDLALGDRVAKSLIDNIYGDEIKTLVKRLEWVDPKLLAREITNEHSQLQAVLLGLLPPESAAQVLSGLPEAGQDELLVRIAQLGELERGVVEELRHLVERCMLIAMEKSHTQVSGIRQVADILNRFEGNREQLMEMIKLHDKKLAGEVADNMFDFIILGRQKAETLQEIMALVPADTLALALKGIESDLKKTLLQALPKRMSSAIETQIEAIGTVPLSQATAARKDIMELAKQMMDEGQIELQLFEEQVVE, from the coding sequence ATGATGAATGAACTTGATATTAACTTAGATAATCTCGACCAAGCTGCCATGATCCTATTGAGCATGGGCGAGAAAGGCGCAGCGCAAGTGATGGCTCATTTAGACCGTAATGATGTGCAGCATTTAAGCCATAAAATGGCTCGCCTATCGAGCATTACTCAAAATGAAGCCGACTTTGTCATAGGACGCTTTTTTAAGCGCTACCAAGAGCAATCAGGTATTGCCCGCGCCTCACGCTCATACCTGCAAAAAACCCTCGATTTAGCCTTAGGGGATCGTGTAGCAAAAAGCTTGATAGACAACATCTATGGTGACGAAATCAAAACCTTGGTTAAACGTCTTGAGTGGGTCGACCCTAAGTTACTTGCCCGTGAAATCACCAATGAACATAGCCAACTTCAAGCGGTACTTTTAGGTTTATTGCCACCTGAAAGTGCAGCCCAAGTATTATCAGGTTTACCAGAAGCAGGCCAAGACGAATTACTGGTTCGTATCGCTCAATTAGGAGAGCTTGAGCGCGGTGTCGTTGAAGAACTGCGCCACCTCGTAGAACGATGCATGCTCATAGCAATGGAAAAGAGTCATACTCAAGTATCTGGTATTCGCCAAGTTGCCGACATTCTCAATCGCTTTGAAGGTAACCGAGAGCAATTGATGGAGATGATTAAGCTCCACGATAAAAAACTGGCGGGTGAAGTGGCAGACAACATGTTCGACTTTATTATTTTAGGTCGTCAAAAAGCGGAAACCTTGCAAGAAATCATGGCGCTTGTGCCTGCCGATACCTTAGCGCTAGCGCTTAAAGGTATTGAATCAGATCTTAAGAAAACCTTATTGCAAGCATTACCAAAGCGTATGTCTTCAGCGATAGAAACCCAAATTGAAGCCATAGGCACAGTACCATTGAGTCAAGCCACAGCAGCCCGCAAAGACATTATGGAACTGGCTAAGCAAATGATGGACGAAGGCCAAATAGAATTACAGCTGTTTGAAGAACAGGTTGTTGAGTAA
- a CDS encoding flagellar biosynthetic protein FliQ — MDVNELTSFFAEAIFLVVMMVGVLVVPGLIVGLIVAVFQAATQVNEQTLSFLPRLVLTLLMVLFAGEWLLMKISDLFERLFFSIPHVIG, encoded by the coding sequence ATGGATGTAAACGAGCTAACGTCATTTTTTGCTGAAGCGATATTTTTAGTGGTGATGATGGTGGGCGTATTGGTCGTGCCAGGCTTGATTGTGGGACTGATTGTCGCTGTGTTCCAAGCGGCGACCCAAGTGAATGAGCAAACATTAAGCTTTTTACCTCGCTTAGTGTTAACGCTGTTGATGGTCTTATTTGCAGGTGAGTGGTTGTTGATGAAAATCAGTGACTTGTTTGAGCGGCTATTTTTCAGTATTCCCCATGTGATTGGTTAG
- a CDS encoding OmpA family protein has protein sequence MEKSSWEFSGNIFHCEISHQVDGFGDFMLTATPGDELFISLTADWLSLRDHASEIIIESSSWQQQNNAAFAQSELNWQGHTAKTSRNSAAFLEALEQGLTWQVNIDPGKNIKYKVNSSPVSTRAIVREFRLCKQNLLPKPFSYVRRVDMQFNSNSTHLSPEYEQDLIAIARYIAADDNVTEVLIDGHADASGDHFVNLQLSKERAYEVQARLIELGVPNTMIQVRHHGTRNPIASNNSAQGRELNRRVMVRLVKTNNLTALKTQKASR, from the coding sequence ATGGAAAAATCTTCTTGGGAGTTCAGTGGAAATATATTTCACTGTGAAATAAGCCACCAAGTGGATGGGTTCGGAGACTTTATGCTCACCGCCACGCCTGGTGACGAGTTATTCATTAGTTTAACTGCTGACTGGCTGAGCCTGCGTGATCATGCCAGCGAAATAATAATTGAATCTTCTTCATGGCAGCAGCAGAACAACGCCGCTTTTGCACAATCAGAACTAAACTGGCAAGGTCATACCGCTAAAACGAGCCGAAACAGCGCAGCTTTTTTAGAGGCCTTAGAGCAAGGGCTGACGTGGCAAGTCAATATTGATCCAGGTAAAAATATCAAATATAAGGTGAATTCTTCACCCGTTTCTACTCGTGCCATCGTAAGAGAATTTAGATTATGTAAGCAAAACCTGCTGCCTAAGCCTTTTTCCTATGTACGCAGAGTGGATATGCAGTTTAATAGCAACTCGACACATCTATCTCCTGAGTACGAGCAGGATTTAATCGCAATTGCTCGCTATATTGCGGCTGATGACAATGTCACAGAAGTCCTTATCGATGGGCATGCTGATGCATCAGGAGATCACTTCGTGAACTTGCAATTAAGCAAGGAGCGCGCCTATGAAGTTCAAGCAAGATTAATTGAGCTTGGCGTGCCCAATACAATGATTCAAGTGCGCCATCATGGCACAAGAAACCCCATTGCCAGTAATAATAGTGCCCAAGGACGTGAGCTGAACCGTCGCGTTATGGTGAGATTAGTTAAAACGAATAACCTTACCGCTCTCAAAACGCAGAAGGCCAGTCGATGA
- a CDS encoding flagellar motor switch protein FliM, with amino-acid sequence MKTTAKASLIKKQQLPKVRTVALVQEKLARSRLVLQLERCHRTLLDNINDLLGPIIGQGHHALSKVSLSTDLNTVTPDLNHAWFLMSYRRTPLAWWRIDKCTLDQLASGYYGSFSSPLQSPLRAPSLSEFRLVKRLLRSALDVLPITELDDDGLDLELVVNTTPLEVPLAWTLSFPAEHVGPPMMLCMTEFALGLMAEQPSEYQAAENLNSQLSQRLRQIPIKATLEIGHQLMPVTSLEGLKVGDILPMSLHSRCPVTIGRRPLFYATVHNDDGQMVAKLTQEAFHPEDSTHA; translated from the coding sequence ATGAAAACCACAGCTAAAGCAAGTTTGATTAAGAAGCAGCAGCTTCCAAAAGTGAGAACCGTTGCGTTAGTTCAAGAGAAACTTGCACGCAGCCGACTAGTATTGCAGCTAGAGCGTTGCCATAGAACACTGCTCGACAATATAAATGACTTATTAGGGCCGATTATTGGCCAAGGTCATCACGCATTGTCAAAAGTATCGCTTTCAACCGATCTGAATACAGTAACACCTGACTTAAACCACGCGTGGTTTTTGATGAGTTACCGCCGAACTCCACTGGCTTGGTGGCGAATTGATAAATGTACGTTAGATCAGTTAGCTAGCGGTTATTACGGTAGTTTCTCTAGCCCGTTACAGTCACCTTTACGGGCGCCTAGTTTGTCTGAGTTTCGTTTGGTGAAGCGTTTATTGCGTTCTGCGTTGGACGTTTTACCGATAACTGAACTCGATGACGACGGCTTAGATCTTGAATTGGTGGTGAATACCACGCCATTAGAGGTGCCTCTTGCTTGGACTCTGAGCTTTCCAGCAGAGCATGTTGGCCCGCCAATGATGTTATGCATGACAGAATTTGCTTTGGGATTGATGGCTGAACAGCCAAGTGAATATCAAGCTGCTGAAAACCTCAATAGCCAATTAAGTCAGCGTTTAAGACAAATTCCGATAAAAGCCACGTTAGAAATTGGTCATCAATTAATGCCTGTGACGTCATTAGAAGGCTTGAAAGTCGGTGATATTTTACCGATGAGTTTGCATTCTCGCTGCCCAGTGACTATCGGTCGCAGACCCCTATTTTATGCCACTGTTCATAATGATGATGGACAAATGGTCGCCAAACTTACCCAGGAAGCGTTTCACCCAGAGGACTCTACCCATGCCTGA
- the fliN gene encoding flagellar motor switch protein FliN, producing the protein MPENILLQDDEFLLDDDLLLEDTLAEPQPAPKAKTLKEMSFFHQLPVQVTLELASTEMSLGELTQMGEGDVVALDRMVGEPLDIRVNGALLGRGEVVEVNGRYGVRLLEVEAISLTGAND; encoded by the coding sequence ATGCCTGAAAATATACTTTTACAAGATGATGAATTCTTACTTGATGATGATCTGTTATTAGAAGATACCCTAGCAGAGCCACAACCTGCTCCAAAGGCTAAAACCTTAAAAGAGATGTCATTTTTTCACCAGTTACCAGTGCAAGTGACATTGGAATTAGCGAGTACAGAAATGTCTTTAGGTGAGCTAACCCAAATGGGAGAAGGCGACGTTGTTGCATTGGATCGCATGGTAGGCGAACCATTGGATATTCGTGTTAATGGTGCTTTGTTAGGTCGTGGTGAAGTGGTTGAAGTGAATGGCCGATATGGTGTGAGATTGCTTGAAGTGGAAGCGATAAGCTTAACTGGAGCAAACGACTAA
- the fliR gene encoding flagellar biosynthetic protein FliR yields the protein MLSLTSVQISAFIGSFWWPFCRFMGAFIVMPFLSSNYIPVKIRLLFAMLLSALVAPILPPVPAVDAISIGAALLAVEQLLVGFMLALFLLIMISVMTKMGAMMSMQMGLAMAIMNDPANGNSNPILGQWFLLYGTLLFLALDGHLVAIGVIVDSFYLWPIGMGIFELPLMGLVERVGWLFAAAFMLALPAIVAMLMVNLTFGVLSKSAPSLNVFALGFPMSMLMGLLCVFFSFSGLASRYSDICLDALSSMHQFIGG from the coding sequence ATGTTGTCGTTAACATCGGTACAAATCAGTGCTTTTATTGGCTCATTTTGGTGGCCATTTTGTCGGTTTATGGGGGCATTTATTGTGATGCCTTTTTTAAGCAGTAACTATATTCCGGTCAAAATACGACTGCTATTTGCCATGCTGTTGAGTGCTCTAGTGGCGCCAATTTTACCCCCAGTGCCTGCCGTTGACGCTATCTCAATAGGGGCTGCGTTATTGGCCGTTGAGCAATTGCTTGTTGGCTTTATGTTGGCATTATTTTTACTGATCATGATCAGTGTAATGACCAAGATGGGCGCGATGATGTCAATGCAAATGGGCTTGGCAATGGCCATTATGAACGACCCTGCTAACGGCAACTCTAATCCTATTCTTGGTCAATGGTTTTTACTGTATGGCACGTTATTATTTTTAGCGTTAGACGGTCACTTAGTTGCTATTGGCGTTATCGTTGATAGCTTTTATTTGTGGCCAATTGGCATGGGCATATTTGAGTTGCCTTTAATGGGACTGGTTGAGCGAGTTGGCTGGTTATTTGCGGCCGCATTTATGCTGGCTTTACCTGCGATTGTCGCCATGTTGATGGTTAATTTAACTTTTGGTGTGTTGAGTAAATCTGCGCCTTCATTAAACGTGTTTGCCTTAGGTTTTCCTATGTCGATGTTAATGGGGCTGCTGTGCGTATTCTTTTCGTTTAGCGGCCTTGCTAGTCGCTATAGTGACATTTGCCTCGATGCTTTATCTAGCATGCATCAGTTTATCGGGGGCTAG
- a CDS encoding sigma-54 interaction domain-containing protein, whose translation MSQQYSIQLVDCQLCETAAALLLSNGFQLWSNHQPSPWLNLVNLSDCEPEQVAQRLAMYPSKNQIALLDPEQTELASIAMQSGVQDYLLQPIDNQQLIALLTRLKTLDKIDSDIVASSAVSRQLLMLAQRAAITNATVLLTGESGTGKEPLARYIHRHSNRSQAPLISINCAAIPESILESILFGHVKGAFTGAVSDQSGKFEQANGGTLLLDEIGEMPLVLQAKLLRVLQEREVERIGSHKAIPLDIRVIASTNKDLRKAVENGEFRQDLFYRLDVLPLKITPLRQRREDIMPIAEHFLDMYHNNNSEQVCYFSDQARSVLLGHDWSGNVRELENTIQRALIMRRGQAIQTADLGIEAEQTAQLAPQQSGLKDSKRQAEFQYIIDTLKRFNGQRNLTAESLGMTTRALRYKLAQMREQGIDIDLALGKVA comes from the coding sequence ATGAGTCAGCAATACTCAATCCAGTTGGTCGATTGCCAACTGTGTGAAACCGCTGCCGCATTATTGCTAAGCAATGGTTTTCAGTTATGGAGCAATCACCAGCCATCGCCTTGGCTGAATCTGGTGAATTTATCAGATTGTGAACCTGAACAAGTAGCACAGCGTTTAGCCATGTACCCGAGTAAGAATCAGATTGCCTTACTTGATCCAGAACAAACCGAATTGGCTAGTATTGCAATGCAGTCAGGAGTGCAAGATTATCTGTTGCAGCCGATTGATAATCAACAACTTATTGCACTGTTAACCCGTCTAAAAACTTTAGATAAAATTGATTCAGACATCGTTGCATCATCCGCTGTCAGTCGTCAATTATTGATGCTTGCTCAACGTGCAGCAATCACCAATGCTACGGTATTATTGACTGGTGAAAGTGGTACAGGTAAAGAGCCATTAGCCCGTTATATTCATCGTCACTCCAATCGTTCACAAGCCCCATTAATTTCGATCAACTGTGCGGCCATTCCTGAAAGCATTTTAGAGTCAATTCTATTTGGCCATGTCAAAGGCGCCTTTACTGGAGCTGTCAGCGATCAATCAGGTAAGTTTGAACAAGCCAATGGTGGCACTTTACTGTTAGATGAAATCGGCGAAATGCCGCTCGTCTTACAAGCTAAATTACTGCGAGTTTTACAAGAGCGCGAAGTTGAAAGAATTGGCAGCCATAAAGCGATACCGCTCGATATTCGCGTGATTGCATCAACAAATAAAGACTTACGCAAAGCTGTTGAGAATGGTGAGTTTAGGCAAGATCTATTCTACCGCTTAGATGTATTACCGCTAAAAATTACCCCACTAAGACAACGTCGTGAAGACATCATGCCTATTGCAGAGCACTTTTTAGACATGTACCACAACAATAACTCTGAACAAGTCTGTTACTTCAGTGATCAGGCCCGTAGTGTACTGCTCGGCCATGACTGGAGTGGCAATGTAAGAGAGCTTGAAAATACAATTCAGCGCGCATTAATCATGCGCCGTGGTCAAGCGATTCAGACCGCTGACTTAGGCATAGAAGCAGAACAAACTGCTCAGTTAGCGCCTCAACAAAGTGGCCTGAAAGACTCTAAACGACAAGCAGAGTTTCAATACATCATAGACACACTGAAACGCTTCAATGGTCAACGAAACCTCACCGCAGAATCTCTTGGCATGACAACACGTGCATTGCGTTACAAGCTTGCTCAAATGCGCGAACAAGGGATAGACATAGACCTTGCTCTTGGCAAAGTAGCGTAA
- the fliE gene encoding flagellar hook-basal body complex protein FliE, translated as MANATMVSAPMTNVQTLMDQMNVHSEMAKGAIKVGPNPRDFGTQHPSFTELMEQKVAAVNTDQNTSSALMRAVDSGESDDLVGAMVASQKASLSFATMIQIRNRLVQAFDDVMKMPI; from the coding sequence ATGGCTAATGCAACCATGGTCAGTGCACCAATGACCAATGTTCAAACATTAATGGACCAAATGAATGTCCATTCAGAAATGGCCAAAGGCGCCATCAAAGTCGGTCCAAATCCGAGAGACTTTGGCACTCAACACCCTTCATTCACTGAATTGATGGAGCAAAAGGTTGCTGCAGTTAACACCGACCAAAACACCTCATCAGCACTTATGCGTGCTGTCGATAGTGGCGAAAGTGATGATTTAGTTGGTGCCATGGTGGCCTCACAAAAAGCCAGTTTGTCATTCGCCACTATGATTCAAATTCGAAACCGTTTGGTACAAGCGTTCGATGACGTAATGAAAATGCCGATTTAA
- the fliP gene encoding flagellar type III secretion system pore protein FliP (The bacterial flagellar biogenesis protein FliP forms a type III secretion system (T3SS)-type pore required for flagellar assembly.) translates to MVRVILLLLCLLAPSAYANDGLTLFTLADGDQSQTVNVKLEILAMMTLLSFLPAMLMMMTSFTRIIIVLAILRQALGLQQSPPNKVLIGIALVMSIFIMRPVGDVIYEDAFLPYDKGEIELTELIVRAEVPLRQFMLAQTRETDLEQMLKIANEPVTLTADEIPFFVLMPAFVLSELKTAFQIGFLLYIPFLVIDLVVASVLMSMGMMMLSPLIISLPFKLMVFVLVDGWAMTVGTLTGSFG, encoded by the coding sequence ATGGTTCGTGTCATCCTGCTTCTGTTATGCCTATTAGCACCCAGTGCTTATGCTAATGATGGATTAACCTTATTCACTTTAGCGGACGGCGACCAGTCGCAAACCGTGAACGTCAAATTAGAAATCTTAGCCATGATGACCTTGCTAAGTTTTTTACCTGCGATGTTGATGATGATGACAAGCTTTACTCGAATTATCATTGTGTTAGCAATTTTGAGACAGGCGTTGGGCTTACAACAAAGTCCACCTAATAAAGTGTTAATTGGCATTGCTTTAGTCATGTCTATTTTTATTATGCGCCCCGTTGGTGATGTGATTTATGAAGATGCATTTTTACCCTATGACAAGGGTGAAATTGAATTAACAGAATTGATTGTGAGGGCAGAAGTGCCTTTACGACAATTTATGTTGGCGCAAACTCGTGAAACAGATTTAGAGCAAATGCTAAAAATTGCTAATGAGCCAGTGACATTAACCGCAGACGAAATCCCCTTCTTTGTTTTGATGCCTGCATTTGTATTGAGCGAGCTGAAAACAGCATTTCAAATTGGCTTCCTACTTTATATTCCCTTTCTAGTGATTGATTTAGTGGTTGCGAGCGTCTTGATGTCGATGGGGATGATGATGCTGTCGCCATTGATTATATCTCTACCATTTAAACTCATGGTGTTCGTGTTAGTGGATGGTTGGGCAATGACTGTGGGTACGTTAACAGGCAGCTTTGGCTAG
- the fliH gene encoding flagellar assembly protein FliH translates to MSPFLTDQKSKAMNKSPHSDRRFRLSGERVRRHQFSPLHADELAQNHEEPSWQDYQQAFDKGYDEGVVKGHEAGLVSGHKEGQQSGYAAGFNQGRIEGQLKGKEAIDEQLNNLITPLSAMKSLLEEGHTQQVMQQQELILDLVRRVSIQVIRCELTLQPQQILALVEETLAAIPDAPTDVKIHLEPSAVTQLKDIAADKVQDWTLVPDNTISAGGCRIVGDKSDADASMETRLNACLDQVENHLKRTDIEQQLSSDTSVNQSATDTTDETRGASEQ, encoded by the coding sequence ATGAGCCCATTTTTGACTGATCAAAAGAGTAAAGCCATGAATAAGTCACCGCATTCTGACAGACGCTTCCGCCTCAGCGGCGAGCGTGTACGCCGTCACCAATTTAGCCCATTACATGCAGACGAGCTTGCCCAAAATCATGAAGAGCCATCATGGCAAGATTACCAACAAGCTTTTGATAAAGGTTATGATGAAGGCGTCGTAAAAGGTCATGAAGCAGGCTTAGTTTCAGGCCACAAAGAAGGCCAACAATCTGGCTATGCCGCAGGATTTAATCAAGGACGAATTGAAGGGCAATTAAAGGGTAAAGAAGCTATTGATGAGCAACTTAATAACTTAATTACGCCATTGTCAGCAATGAAATCTTTGCTCGAAGAAGGTCATACTCAGCAGGTGATGCAGCAACAGGAGCTGATTTTAGATTTGGTTCGTCGAGTATCAATTCAAGTTATCCGATGTGAACTGACCTTACAGCCTCAACAAATTCTTGCCTTAGTTGAAGAAACACTAGCCGCGATTCCTGATGCTCCCACTGACGTGAAAATTCATCTTGAGCCATCAGCTGTCACGCAATTGAAAGACATCGCAGCTGATAAAGTGCAAGACTGGACTTTAGTCCCTGACAACACTATCAGTGCGGGTGGTTGTCGTATTGTGGGCGATAAATCCGATGCCGATGCTTCAATGGAAACCCGTCTCAATGCCTGTTTAGATCAAGTAGAGAATCACTTAAAGCGCACAGATATCGAGCAACAACTGTCATCAGATACAAGTGTCAATCAGTCAGCAACAGATACAACAGACGAAACTCGAGGCGCCAGTGAGCAGTAG